A window of the Alnus glutinosa chromosome 4, dhAlnGlut1.1, whole genome shotgun sequence genome harbors these coding sequences:
- the LOC133866148 gene encoding uncharacterized protein LOC133866148: MYEKPAEIVGTPHPRSAERYCAFHESKGHSTETCRSLRALIEKFIRNGKLVRFLASQWGPPGFNQNPQPEERRNQPQRYREEPRERMERPRDRDREPNNRPIDRDKRERSRSQARLPGRENLLEIHTISGSFGGGGDSNAARKAYARHLKEFEIYSIQRPPKMRKYEDLLIGFSNEDFVGVSLPHSDALVVTLAIANHKIHRVLVDTGSSADIIYKSAFELMSIDQGKLVPTRGPLISFSGE, translated from the coding sequence ATGTATGAAAAGCCAGCGGAGATAGTGGGAACTCCCCATCCGAGATCCGCCGAACGCTATTGCGCTTTCCATGAGTCAAAGGGGCATAGCACAGAGACTTGTAGATCCTTGCGAGCCTTAATCGAGAAATTCATCCggaatgggaagctagtccgtTTCCTGGCAAGTCAGTGGGGCCCACCTGGTTTTAACCAAAACCCCCAGCCTGAAGAGCGAAGGAACCAACCCCAGAGGTATCGGGAAGAACCTAGGGAAAGGATGGAGCGACCTCGAGATCGTGATAGGGAGCCTAACAACAGACCAATCGACCGGGACAAACGAGAGAGAAGCAGGAGTCAAGCGCGACTACCTGGTCGGGAAAACCTTCTCGAAATTCATACAATATCCGGCAGTTTTGGGGGAGGTGGTGATTCGAATGCGGCTCGGAAAGCGTATGCGAGGCACCTAAAAGAGTTTGAAATATACTCGATCCAGAGACCGCCGAAAATGAGGAAGTACGAGGACTTACTTATCGGCTTCTCAAATGAAGATTTTGTTGGGGTCTCACTCCCCCACTCGGATGCTTTAGTGGTGACTTTAGCAATTGCCAATCATAAGATACACAGAGTTCTTGTTGACACTGGGAGTTCCGCCGACATAATATATAAGTCGGCATTCGAGTTGATGAGCATAGATCAAGGGAAGCTGGTCCCGACAAGGGGTCCTCTGATCAGCTTTTCCGGAGAGTAA